In a single window of the Cucurbita pepo subsp. pepo cultivar mu-cu-16 chromosome LG18, ASM280686v2, whole genome shotgun sequence genome:
- the LOC111780531 gene encoding uncharacterized protein LOC111780531 encodes MVIFKKKCMFHNLKGSSSKPRAWNIRLNKSLKSLNFMKCSQEQKASKEFKQQMMKDFELTDIRLLMYNLGIEVDQRKGCIMLKQLTYAKKLLQQFKMTECNPTKYAMEAKLQFRKDAEGSLANSTKYRRVIKTLRYLTRTRPDLSYVVEIVGSYMEKPTMMHNQAIKHILHYLMGTTSYGLKYERGEVLKN; translated from the exons ATGGTGATCTTCAAGAAGAAGTGTATGTTTCACAACCTGAAGGGTTCGTCATCAAAGCCGAGGGCGTGGAACATACGTCTGAACAAGAGCTTAAAGAGTCTAAACTTCATGAAGTGCTCGCAAGAACAA AAAGCATCAAAAGAGTTCAAGCAGCAAATGATGAAAGACTTTGAGTTGACTGATATCAGGTTACTCATGTACAACCTTGGTATTGAAGTGGACCAAAGGAAAGGTTGTATCATGCTAAAGCAATTGACCTATGCTAAGAAGTTGTTGCAGCAATTTAAGATGACAGAGTGCAACCCGACCAAGTATGCCATGGAAGCAAAGTTACAATTCAGGAAAGATGCTGAAGGAAGCTTGGCAAATTCCACTAAGTATAGACGCGTCATCAAAACTCTAAGGTACTTGACTCGTACTCGTCCGGACCTTTCATATGTTGTTGAAATAGTCGGTAGTTACATGGAAAAGCCTACTATGATGCATAATCAAGCAATTAAGCACATTCTTCACTATTTGATGGGAACCACAAGCTACGGGTTGAAGTATGAAAGAGGTGAGGTTCTGAAGAACTAG